The window CCATCGGCATATGGCGACGCGCTTTGGAGGCCTTTTGCACCAACCCCAGACCCAATATGGGCAGGGAACTGGCCGTACAGGACACCACAATGTCAAAATCGGCCAGACGCTCAGGCAGGTCTGCCAGCTTCATGGTCTTGCCGTCGAACTGGGACGCAAGCGTTTCAGCACGCTCACGCGTGCGGTTGGCTACGACCATACAGGAGGGCTTTTGCGCGGCAAAATGGGTGGAGCACAGCTCAATCATTTCCCCGGCGCCAATAAACAACACCCGGGTTTTGGACAGATCGCCAAAAACCCGCTGCGCCAGCCGAACCGAAGCTGCAGCCATAGACACCGACTGGGCACCGATGGCCGTTTGTGTGCGTACTTCCTTGGCGACCGAAAAGGTTTTCTGGAATAACTGATGCAATAACGTGCCCAGAGAGCCGGCATCGCTGGCCGCCCTGACGGCGGTTTTCATTTGCCCAAGAATCTGCGGCTCGCCCAATACCATGGAATCGAGCCCACTGGCCACACGGAAAGCGTGGCGCACGGCCAGGTCCTTGTTGTATTGATACAAATGCGGACGCAGCTCATTGGCTTCCAGCGAATTGAAATCTGCCAGCCATGAGGGGATGTGCTCAGCCACTTCGGGCTGGGCCGCACAGTAGATCTCGGTGCGATTACAGGTAGACAGAATTGTGGCTTCCTGCACCCGGGCGCCAAACGCAGAGCGCAAGCCGTCTAGCGCCGGTCGCAGCAGCTGTTCGGGCATGGAAACCCGCTCGCGCACTGACACTGGTGCCGAATGATGATTCAAACCGAAGGTAAGAACGTCAAGTGACATGGCCGTAATATCTTGAATTTTCTTTTTTGATCTGGTAATGCATCTAATTATAGACCTTCCCGCAGCTGTTTTTAAATATTTATGTCAAAAAGACTGCGAAATATATACACAAGCCAAAAACTAGTGTATTATTTCGTTCTTTGTTGGCCAGGTAGCTCAGTCGGTAGAGCAGAGGATTGAAAATCCTTGTGTCGGCAGTTCGATTCTGCCCCAGGCCACCAAAAACCGCTTTATGTAAATTAGCCGCTTCTTTTGAAAGCGGCTTTTTTATTGCCTGAAACATTAATGTCTTCAGATACTTGCCGCTTACTAGGCCCACCATTGGCACAATGGCTGTCACAAGAATAGGCAGGAACTGAATAGGGTTGACCCCAGCCAGACTGTAGCCTGATCGTGCTCGACACGGTGGTTCACCACGGCACAGTTTTCCCTTCACGATCGAGATATTGCAGCCCTGGTTTTCCCTGCTGTGAAAGCATCACATTCACTACTTTCGGAATGCTTTCTTCGATGCTTAGCGGCGCTTCAATCCCCCCCAGATCGGTACGAACCCAGCCTGGTGCTAATAACAGCAAGGTACGTGATTCTCCGGTATGGCGAGCGGCGTAACTACGCATGTACATGTTAAGTGCCGCCTTGGAACCACGATATACCTCATGTCCACCGTTCGTATTGTTGCTCACGCTGCCCTGTCCTGACGACATAATACCGATGGTACCTGATGCAGGCACCAGGTCTTGTAAGCTTTCAATGACGCGTAGAGGACTCAACGCATTCGTCACCATGATTCGTTCAAATTCCTGGGTTGATAACTCTGCGATACTCTCGTTCTGATTCTTGTTGGCGGTACCGGCATTATGGAAAAGTATATCTAAAACCTTGTTAGATAGACGTTCCCGAAGCGCTTTAATCTGCTGCTGGTCAGTGACTTCAAGCTGTTCAATCTCCACACCCTCTGGATTTTTATCCGCCAGCTCATGTAACAACGTTCTATCTTTGCCGCGCACGGTGCCGATGACATGCCACCCCTTCGTCAAAAATTCCGCAGCCATAGCATAGCCAAGACCTCGTGATGCACCGATGATCAGAATGGTTTTTTGCGTCGATAAATTTTTCATATTTAATACTCTCTTCTGTGACACCGACGCTGCACTTGCAACTTCCGGCATAAGATGGCTGCGAATGTGAGGGTTTCAACATTTTTCATGATAAAGATTCCATTCAGATATAGGGCGAAAGCCAAAGTTCTTTCGATGTGCAGACAATTCTATTCCAGGGAGACATAATGCGGAAGACGCATAGTTTGCATTTATAATTTGCACTAAACGCCCTACCTGCTTTTCAAAATGGAATATCTGAAGTATGGTTGAGCCCGACCTGAATTTACTCATCGCACTTGATGCACTAATCTCTGAAGCCAATGTCACTCGCGCCGCGCGCCGTCTGGGATTAAGCCCTTCGGCGATGAGCAGAACGTTGACTCGCCTTCGCGCAACGACAGACGATCCTTTACTGGTTCGAGCAGGGCGTCAGATGGTATTGACGCCCTATGCTGAAAATATACGTGGCAGCACCCAAGACACAGTCTCAGCAGCGTTGGCCATACTTCGCCCCTCTGCGGCATCGCTTGATTTATCCAAACTGGAAAGAACTTTTACGATCAGAACGAACGAAGGTTTTGTTGAGGTTTTCGGTGCTGCGCTTATCGCCTCAACGGCGACAAGAGCGCCTTTTGTTCGCCTTTGTTTTTCAGCAAAAGAAGAAAAAAGTGCAAAACATTTACGCGAAGGTCTGGTAGATCTCGAAATTGGTGTTTTGGGAGAAATGGGTCCGGAAATTCGCTTGCAAGCTCTGTTCAGAGACAGATTCGTCGGTGCGGTGAGAAAAGGGCATCCCCTGCTTGAGCCGAAAAATAGTATCACTCCCGCAAAGTATGCGGCATGTCGCCATGTCATTACTTCCCGTCATGGACTCATATGCGGCCCTGTAGACAAGGCACTGGCTGAATTAGGCCTAAAACGGAACATTGCCGCTGCTGTGCCGAGTTTTCCTGCAGCAATGGCCGTGGCAATGTCATCAGATTTGGTGGCACTCGTGCCCTCTTCCCTTCTCCTAAACCGGGGTAGTAATAATGAAAACGAGACGGCGACAACAATCCGCTCGTTCGAACTCCCGGTAAAAACCCAGGAAATAACCATATCGCAAATGTGGCATCCACGATTAGATGCCGACCCGATCCATCGCTGGCTGCGGCAGCATGTATTGGAAGTTTGCCAGCAACAAATGCAGCGTATCAATAAAACCCTATGACCTATACGTCGGTCATAAATTAAGGTAGAAACAGAAATGTGTGATTGGTACGCAGTCTATCTTCGGCGCAATCAATTTGATCGTTGCCGACAGCGATGGATACTCACCACGGTGTTCCAGCACCATGCGTACGGTGTGCTCACGCACTTCAGAGGGAATTACCTGAACTAGTGACCTGACAAAAGTCCGTAATAAGGCGAGTTACCCGTTATTCCCGCGCCGCGTTAATTACTATTCAACCTTCAAATTAATCTGCTTCACGAGTTGTCCGAATTGCTTCACTTCGTTGTCTATGCGCTTAGCCAGTTCATCTGGCGTTCCACCCATGGGCTCGATTCCCTGGTCTATCAGTTTTTTCTGAAATGCGGTGTCGTTAATAATCTCATGCATACCTTTGTTGAGCGTTGCGACAATCACCGCCACGCTATGCACAAACTTACGGACACCATCCATCGCATCCTGTGCCATGCTATGATGCCCACAACAGCGAATTCTCAGATATCTCACTAATTCGACAAGGTTGTGACTGTCGATCCCTTGAACCTGCCAAGGTCAGATATTGAACTTTGACGAAATGCTTCGCGCATATCAACTAACGACTCGTACACTGATAGCCGTCTTTGAAAAGGGTGATGCCATCACGCTCCGTTTCGATCTTTACAACGACGATGACCCGGTACGCTGTCAGGAAGGGATGGCGTATCTACTTGACGTCACAGTCCAACGCAAGCAGTTTCGAATAGATGTTGGTACAACGAAGCTTCTGCACGAGACTTTCTCGGGCGATATTCTCCGCGCGGAACCCGTCGATGGTGTACTTTGCCTGGTCGCCGACTGCTCTTTTTACGTCACAAAAGAACGCGAAGTCATTGAGATTACGCTCACCGGCAATATGGTTGAGATCAAAGAACACCCTCCAGCGAAATACGTCTAAAGCGCCAATCAATACAGGACAAGATCAATAAAATTCTAGACCGATCTAGTCGCTGAATATATCAATGCCACTTCACCTTATCCGAGCTTGACTGCTTACCCAACAGCGCAATCTGGTGGTATCAAGGCAATTGTGCAGCAGCTTGTTGCACAATTGAGGTATTCGGCCACGCCTGAGCAAGGCCGCGCAATGTGGGATCACCGGACGGTTACTTCGATTCTGCCCCAGGCCACCAAAAACCCGCTTTATGTAAATTAGCCGCTTCTTTTTGAAAGCGGCTTTTTTATTTTCAGGCCTGTGAGCTGATATGGACTAGTTATGGTCCCCAGCAAAAAGCGTCACATATCTGTTGAAAATAAAGACCCTATTTCTTGTCTGTCCAGTTAATTCCTGCAAAATCTCTAATTTTTCAAAATCGCTTACTAAATCATTGGCCGCTTTATAGCTGACCCCAATGAACTCTGAAACTTGCTTTACATCCCCAATTGGGCTTTTAAACAGCCGACTTAGCAATATCATGGCATTCGCACTACGTTTACCTAATTCATTTCCTCCCAGGTCCATTCCGTATTTATTTTAGAAGGCAAAAAATATTTATATCCTGTCGGGTGATTCATAAAATTTCCCGATTTATATAATTCAAGCTTCATTAAACATCCCAACGGCAATAATGGTTTTAGGTCCCCCGCTGAAAGCACCTAAGTTATATGCTGGTGCGCCGGTTACAGCATCGCCCGCTACCAAAATAAAATCATCATTCCCCGATGCGCTGAAGAAGCCATACCTATAAAAAGACCGACTCCGGCAATAAGGATGTTTTTATACAATTCGCTTGTCCTTTTGAGGATGCGGTTCTAAAGTGAGTATTTGGAACGATAATATTATATCCGTCGGCAAAATCAGCGCTCCCAGGCCAGGCGATCAACAGAAGCATGGTTTCGGGAAAATCGCTTACTTTACATTTTTCTGAATGCAAGCCACCCGTCTAACGCACGCCAGCGGCCAAAATATGAAAAAATAGATCGTTACCTACTGCGCCATTAAAAAAATTAAATAACATTGCCCACCCACTCATGGATTCATCATCACAACAAGCCTTTATCAAAAAGGCGGCCGCGCTCATCAGCGAAGCTGACGGTCTGCTTGTTACCGCCGGCGCAGGCATGGGGGTAGACTCCGGGCTGCCGGATTTCCGCGGTGCCGAGGGCTTTTGGCGACATTATCCGGCGTTACGCGCTTCGGGCATTTGTTTCGAAGAGATCGCCTCGCCTGTTTATTTTCCAGACCATCCGGCGCTGGCATGGGGCTTTTATGGCCATCGGCTGGCCCTGTATCGCGAGACCACGCCACACGCCGGGTTTCAGGTTCTGCGGCAGATTGCATCACACATGCCCAATAATGCATTTGTGTTTACCAGCAATGTGGACGGCCAGTTCCAGAAAGCCGGCTTTGGGACGGACCAGATTGTGGAGTGCCACGGCTCGATTCATTATTTGCAATGCATTGAGATCTGCGAACAGGACATCTGGCCGGCTGACGATTTCAAACCACAAGTAGATACCCAAAAATGCCTGTTGCTGAACGAGCCACCGCGCTGTCCGCATTGTGGTTCGCTGGCGCGGCCGAACATCATGATGTTCAATGACTGGCATTGGGTGGATGCCCGCAGTCGCCAGCAACATCTACATCTGCAGACATGGCTGCAAAAAACCAAACGCCCCGTCATTGTTGAACTGGGCGCGGGAACGGCTATTGCCACCGTGCGCTACTTTGGCGAACGCCAAAAGGCACCGATCGTTCGCATTAATATGCACGAAGCTGCCATAAAAAAATCGGCGCGGAACGTGTCGCTGTCCATGGGTGCGCTAGAGGCGCTCAGTCAGATCCAAAGCGCTCTGGACGATATGGGTTATTTTGGCAAAACAAAGCCCTGATTTTTTCTTATGACCAGACGACGCCGGCATGCATGGCTATAGGCTGGCGCTGTATATGTGGCTCTTTGCCAGCTTACGCGCGTGACATGTCATGCAAGCTGCGTTACATTCAAAGCTGACCTACTCTTGAAGCGATCTATCCTGCTTCCGTCTTCCACTCTTACAGGAGACCAATGCCATGCGATTCTCCCATCAAGTGCTTTATCGTTTTACCCTCAGACAGAGCCCATTGCTGCTGGCCGCTTTAGCTGCGGCCACCCTCCACGCTACAGCACAAGTAAATCCGCCACTCACACTGGCGGCTGCGAACTTTGCCTTCAAAGATACATCCGGCGAGGCCAAAGATCAGACAGCCGATCACGCCCGTCGCCTGCAGGCACTGAACGAGGCCATTCGCCAGGGCCTGGCGCAGAATACAAAAATAAAGACAGCGGCACTGAGCTGTCAGAATGACAAGTGCAATGCAGCCGAACCAGGCCTGGAAGCGTTGGCAGCCGATGCAAAAAAGGCCGGCGCAAATCACCTGCTTTTCGGTGAAGTACACAAGATGAGCACGCTGGTAGGCTGGATCAAATATGCCATGGTAGACCTGAACCAGAACGCCCCCGTATGCGAGCGCACCTTATCCTATCGCGGCGATAACGATCAGGCCTGGCAGCACGCAGCAAAATTTGCCGTGCGAGATATTGAACGCAACTGTCTTAACAAAGAATCTTAGGGACTGCCACAAGTATTTGTATAAGTGAGCACCAATCTGTGGGTAGCTGTGACTGACGGGACTATCCGCAGACCATGGCCCTGACAGGAACGGCCGTCAACGAGCGCGAACGCCCTTGAACGCGCACACCCGTCGCTATTTATTCATCCGCTACTACTTGATCGCCCACTACTACTTAATCGCCCGCTGAAAATCCTTAACCTGAATATTGTTCTCCAGTGAT of the Advenella mimigardefordensis DPN7 genome contains:
- the hemA gene encoding glutamyl-tRNA reductase; protein product: MSLDVLTFGLNHHSAPVSVRERVSMPEQLLRPALDGLRSAFGARVQEATILSTCNRTEIYCAAQPEVAEHIPSWLADFNSLEANELRPHLYQYNKDLAVRHAFRVASGLDSMVLGEPQILGQMKTAVRAASDAGSLGTLLHQLFQKTFSVAKEVRTQTAIGAQSVSMAAASVRLAQRVFGDLSKTRVLFIGAGEMIELCSTHFAAQKPSCMVVANRTRERAETLASQFDGKTMKLADLPERLADFDIVVSCTASSLPILGLGLVQKASKARRHMPMVMIDLAVPRDIEPEVSQLDDVYLYSVDDLGRYVQMASDSRQAAVVQAEAIIDSRVQNFMHWMDSRAVVPVIRNLNQGADAIVQAELDRARRLLAKGENADQVLEQFARSLTQKYLHAPMVALNRSQGEDRTALMDMLPRLFPYQDSSH
- a CDS encoding SDR family oxidoreductase, with amino-acid sequence MKNLSTQKTILIIGASRGLGYAMAAEFLTKGWHVIGTVRGKDRTLLHELADKNPEGVEIEQLEVTDQQQIKALRERLSNKVLDILFHNAGTANKNQNESIAELSTQEFERIMVTNALSPLRVIESLQDLVPASGTIGIMSSGQGSVSNNTNGGHEVYRGSKAALNMYMRSYAARHTGESRTLLLLAPGWVRTDLGGIEAPLSIEESIPKVVNVMLSQQGKPGLQYLDREGKTVPW
- a CDS encoding LysR family transcriptional regulator, with the protein product MVEPDLNLLIALDALISEANVTRAARRLGLSPSAMSRTLTRLRATTDDPLLVRAGRQMVLTPYAENIRGSTQDTVSAALAILRPSAASLDLSKLERTFTIRTNEGFVEVFGAALIASTATRAPFVRLCFSAKEEKSAKHLREGLVDLEIGVLGEMGPEIRLQALFRDRFVGAVRKGHPLLEPKNSITPAKYAACRHVITSRHGLICGPVDKALAELGLKRNIAAAVPSFPAAMAVAMSSDLVALVPSSLLLNRGSNNENETATTIRSFELPVKTQEITISQMWHPRLDADPIHRWLRQHVLEVCQQQMQRINKTL
- a CDS encoding tripartite tricarboxylate transporter substrate-binding protein, encoding MAQDAMDGVRKFVHSVAVIVATLNKGMHEIINDTAFQKKLIDQGIEPMGGTPDELAKRIDNEVKQFGQLVKQINLKVE
- a CDS encoding SIR2 family NAD-dependent protein deacylase, producing the protein MDSSSQQAFIKKAAALISEADGLLVTAGAGMGVDSGLPDFRGAEGFWRHYPALRASGICFEEIASPVYFPDHPALAWGFYGHRLALYRETTPHAGFQVLRQIASHMPNNAFVFTSNVDGQFQKAGFGTDQIVECHGSIHYLQCIEICEQDIWPADDFKPQVDTQKCLLLNEPPRCPHCGSLARPNIMMFNDWHWVDARSRQQHLHLQTWLQKTKRPVIVELGAGTAIATVRYFGERQKAPIVRINMHEAAIKKSARNVSLSMGALEALSQIQSALDDMGYFGKTKP
- a CDS encoding DUF2380 domain-containing protein, whose protein sequence is MRFSHQVLYRFTLRQSPLLLAALAAATLHATAQVNPPLTLAAANFAFKDTSGEAKDQTADHARRLQALNEAIRQGLAQNTKIKTAALSCQNDKCNAAEPGLEALAADAKKAGANHLLFGEVHKMSTLVGWIKYAMVDLNQNAPVCERTLSYRGDNDQAWQHAAKFAVRDIERNCLNKES